The Apium graveolens cultivar Ventura chromosome 11, ASM990537v1, whole genome shotgun sequence genome has a window encoding:
- the LOC141696813 gene encoding DDT domain-containing protein DDR4-like isoform X2 translates to MDVADDRKAVPSSEIDQRTKLRKRCELATVLNFLSVFEPLLKSKMKVTAEDIEMAIIEPNDLLAKLHVMLLKGIPPVSKTLDRTDAWVTALCKKLTDWWPWVADGDLPLTENKGKEISKYKELEPTTRLVVLKALCEIRLKQGDAVSYINSTMKTGSEVSTFRKKKICGDERGTLYWLDGNDSIGYRLYKEVRGFESKQNDKGKGFLPVIDVQWETLATSLEEFREVVVEFSSSKIMMEVDVCKTVEANVIPVLEKLHKKREREAKQQKTKEAILSGFQFYGLTRTCRTRTAVCYTYDEYDKRISEAISVHQRQPKKRKMAKEREDVKKLSDNKKATETASKESSGSEMRPTEDSKHGDNEKGSESISQEDSELDIKAQGGVVPDSETESERQQDVDIDDNMKSEDIVSDSETESERHEDGDIDDNSDVAWDEEINDASSEDDIASNSSDKENNNLGNNHVTCARRREGLPRSKTVAGVVSPAQENSNQGAKDRPRGRLTRKSSLESFVAPDSEETSSSADSSGRSSSVNLSDDSVLG, encoded by the exons ATGGACGTCGCCGATGATCGGAAAGCTGTGCCGTCGTCGGAAATCGATCAGCGGACTAAGCTTCGTAAGCGGTGCGAGTTAGCCACCGTTCTCAATTTCTTATCC GTGTTTGAGCCGTTGTTAAAGAGCAAAATGAAAGTAACAGCTGAAGATATCGAAATGGCGATTATCGAGCCCAATGATTTGCTCGCTAAGCTTCATGTTATGCTTTTGAAG GGTATACCACCAGTAAGTAAAACTTTAGACCGTACTGATGCTTGGGTGACTGCACTGTGTAAGAAACTTACTGATTGGTGGCCATGG GTTGCTGACGGGGATCTTCCTCTAACCGAAAATAAAGG GAAGGAGATTTCTAAATACAAAGAACTTGAACCAACAACCCGTCTAGTGGTACTTAAAGCGCTCTGTGAGATCCGACTTAAA CAAGGTGATGCAGTGTCTTATATTAATAGTACCATGAAAACTGGCTCCGAGGTTTCTACATTTCGGAAGAAAAAGATCTGTGGTGATGAGAGAGGGACTTTATACTG GCTTGATGGGAATGATTCCATTGGTTATAGACTGTATAAAGAAGTACGCGGGTTTGAATCAAAGCAAAACGACAAGGGCAAAGGCTTTCTTCCAGTGATAGATGTTCAATGGGAAACACTTGCTACCAGTCTTGAAGAATTTCGTGAAGTTGTG GTTGAGTTCTCATCTAGTAAAATAATGATGGAAGTTGATGTTTGTAAGACTGTTGAAGCTAATGTGATTCCAGTACTTGAGAAACTACATAAG AAGAGAGAAAGGGAAGCAAAACAACAAAAAACTAAAGAAGCGATTTTAAGTGGTTTTCAGTTTTATGGTCTCACTCGTACATGCCGGACTCGTACGGCCGTATGTTACACATATG ATGAATATGACAAAAGAATTAGTGAGGCTATAAGTGTACATCAACGACAGCCAAA AAAGAGAAAGATGGCCAAGGAGCGGGAGGATGTAAAAAAGTTAAGTGATAATAAGAAAGCAACTGAAACTGCTTCAAAAGAGAGCTCTGGATCAGAGATGAGACCAACGGAGGATAGTAAACACGGTGATAATGAAAAAGGATCTGAAAGTATTTCTCAAGAGGACTCTGAATTGGACATAAAAGCACAAGGTGGTGTTGTTCCTGATAGCGAAACTGAGAGTGAGAGGCAGCAGGATGTTGATATTGATGACAACATGAAATCAGAAGATATTGTTTCAGACAGTGAAACTGAGAGCGAGAGGCATGAAgatggtgatattgatgacaacAGTGATGTTGCGTGGGATGAGGAAATAAACGATGCTAGTAGTGAGGATGACATTGCTTCAAACTCCTCTGACAAGGAAAACAATAACCTTGGCAACAATCATGTTACATGTGCGCGCAGGCGAGAGGGGTTGCCTCGGAGTAAGACAGTAGCTGGGGTTGTTAGTCCTGCACAAGAAAATAGTAATCAAGGTGCTAAAGATAGGCCAAGGGGGAGACTCACTCGTAAGAGCTCCCTTGAGTCATTTGTTGCCCCTGATTCCGAAGAAACAAGCTCATCAGCAGATTCCAGTGGTAGGAGTAGCAGTGTAAACTTGTCTGATGACAGTGTCCTTGGCTGA
- the LOC141696813 gene encoding DDT domain-containing protein DDR4-like isoform X1 — protein sequence MDVADDRKAVPSSEIDQRTKLRKRCELATVLNFLSVFEPLLKSKMKVTAEDIEMAIIEPNDLLAKLHVMLLKGIPPVSKTLDRTDAWVTALCKKLTDWWPWVADGDLPLTENKGKEISKYKELEPTTRLVVLKALCEIRLKQGDAVSYINSTMKTGSEVSTFRKKKICGDERGTLYWLDGNDSIGYRLYKEVRGFESKQNDKGKGFLPVIDVQWETLATSLEEFREVVEFSSSKIMMEVDVCKTVEANVIPVLEKLHKKREREAKQQKTKEAILSGFQFYGLTRTCRTRTAVCYTYDEYDKRISEAISVHQRQPKKRKMAKEREDVKKLSDNKKATETASKESSGSEMRPTEDSKHGDNEKGSESISQEDSELDIKAQGGVVPDSETESERQQDVDIDDNMKSEDIVSDSETESERHEDGDIDDNSDVAWDEEINDASSEDDIASNSSDKENNNLGNNHVTCARRREGLPRSKTVAGVVSPAQENSNQGAKDRPRGRLTRKSSLESFVAPDSEETSSSADSSGRSSSVNLSDDSVLG from the exons ATGGACGTCGCCGATGATCGGAAAGCTGTGCCGTCGTCGGAAATCGATCAGCGGACTAAGCTTCGTAAGCGGTGCGAGTTAGCCACCGTTCTCAATTTCTTATCC GTGTTTGAGCCGTTGTTAAAGAGCAAAATGAAAGTAACAGCTGAAGATATCGAAATGGCGATTATCGAGCCCAATGATTTGCTCGCTAAGCTTCATGTTATGCTTTTGAAG GGTATACCACCAGTAAGTAAAACTTTAGACCGTACTGATGCTTGGGTGACTGCACTGTGTAAGAAACTTACTGATTGGTGGCCATGG GTTGCTGACGGGGATCTTCCTCTAACCGAAAATAAAGG GAAGGAGATTTCTAAATACAAAGAACTTGAACCAACAACCCGTCTAGTGGTACTTAAAGCGCTCTGTGAGATCCGACTTAAA CAAGGTGATGCAGTGTCTTATATTAATAGTACCATGAAAACTGGCTCCGAGGTTTCTACATTTCGGAAGAAAAAGATCTGTGGTGATGAGAGAGGGACTTTATACTG GCTTGATGGGAATGATTCCATTGGTTATAGACTGTATAAAGAAGTACGCGGGTTTGAATCAAAGCAAAACGACAAGGGCAAAGGCTTTCTTCCAGTGATAGATGTTCAATGGGAAACACTTGCTACCAGTCTTGAAGAATTTCGTGAAGTT GTTGAGTTCTCATCTAGTAAAATAATGATGGAAGTTGATGTTTGTAAGACTGTTGAAGCTAATGTGATTCCAGTACTTGAGAAACTACATAAG AAGAGAGAAAGGGAAGCAAAACAACAAAAAACTAAAGAAGCGATTTTAAGTGGTTTTCAGTTTTATGGTCTCACTCGTACATGCCGGACTCGTACGGCCGTATGTTACACATATG ATGAATATGACAAAAGAATTAGTGAGGCTATAAGTGTACATCAACGACAGCCAAA AAAGAGAAAGATGGCCAAGGAGCGGGAGGATGTAAAAAAGTTAAGTGATAATAAGAAAGCAACTGAAACTGCTTCAAAAGAGAGCTCTGGATCAGAGATGAGACCAACGGAGGATAGTAAACACGGTGATAATGAAAAAGGATCTGAAAGTATTTCTCAAGAGGACTCTGAATTGGACATAAAAGCACAAGGTGGTGTTGTTCCTGATAGCGAAACTGAGAGTGAGAGGCAGCAGGATGTTGATATTGATGACAACATGAAATCAGAAGATATTGTTTCAGACAGTGAAACTGAGAGCGAGAGGCATGAAgatggtgatattgatgacaacAGTGATGTTGCGTGGGATGAGGAAATAAACGATGCTAGTAGTGAGGATGACATTGCTTCAAACTCCTCTGACAAGGAAAACAATAACCTTGGCAACAATCATGTTACATGTGCGCGCAGGCGAGAGGGGTTGCCTCGGAGTAAGACAGTAGCTGGGGTTGTTAGTCCTGCACAAGAAAATAGTAATCAAGGTGCTAAAGATAGGCCAAGGGGGAGACTCACTCGTAAGAGCTCCCTTGAGTCATTTGTTGCCCCTGATTCCGAAGAAACAAGCTCATCAGCAGATTCCAGTGGTAGGAGTAGCAGTGTAAACTTGTCTGATGACAGTGTCCTTGGCTGA